CTGAATGCTACAAAGTTCTCAAGAACCTCACTCTCACAGAGCCATAAAGAGCAGATCCAAAAGCTACTTTAGACAAACTAAGAGAAGAGTTTTAGGCCAAAAAATCATTATTGAAAGATATATCTTCAATTCCACTGTTTTAGAGCCGAATGAAAGCTTTTATCTCTTTCTCTACAAAGTTCAACCTGCCCCCCTaatatttaaataatatttatttaatttttctataatgtgccccaccccccacacccccccccaatcttacgtggcctgctaagGATCTGAAATGATAAGGGACAGGCTTGTGATCGGTATAAAGACACCAGGGAGAGACTCCTCAGAAAAAAGCATCTAACAATCGACTTGGCAATAAACATGTTCCGCACAAGCGAATATGCTGCCATACAACTaaagaaaatggaaaacaatTCTAAAACACTGCACTTTACCAAGTTCCACTCTAGGAGCCccagagaaaacaaggaaatcACCAACTGCAAGTATTTTGGGATGATCACACTGGAGGAAACTGCAAAGCTTATGGCTTGACATGTGCAAAGTGCCACAAAAAGAACCATCTGGCAAAGGTTTGCTTGAGCTCAAAGAGGgaaaggccaagaagaaatatcaGTACTAACAGGTTCCCAAACAAGCAAGACATTTGCTATACCCTCGAGCCAAACATGTCAGATGATCTAAGCAGTGATGTAAGATATATGTCACCACTGGCTATAAAGATCATTTTTTATCCAAATTTTCACCAGATGatataagaaaatataagAGTATCATGAGATGGGGAAGATTATTCTAATAATGCATAGTGAGGGGTGCACTATTCTATGAAGATGTATCTATCACGCAATATGCTTTAATGCTTTGCGTGAAAGAAATTGACAATACTGACagcctatatttttttatagatatttTCTTTACTCTGAGGGGTGGGCGGAAGGAGGTCCCTCCCTCCTTAGATCCACCCCCTAGTCAAATTGTCTGTTTGTCAATTCAAAAATTAAAACTTTTTACCTGATGCTTGTATCACTTTCTATCAGTCCCTGTCTTGTATCGAGTTTCATGGAGAAGTCTTTCTTGTTATCCCTAAGCTACTATTTCTGGTCTCAGATAGTCTCGTATTCATGTACCTGCAGTCTCGCTATCTTCCATTCTAGTCCCGTCATCTTGCTGAGCTCTCATCTCGTCTCTAACTTCCATCACAACCATTGCCATTGTATTCTCACCTATGATCCTCCCGCTCGCTTTATCCAACCTGGCAGTCCAAAAGTCAGGCTGTCCACGCATTGGGATATGCACTAGTAATCTATTCCCTGTCTCAAGTAACAGGCTTCGAAATGGCTCTTTGGAGAATTTTACCCTCAGAGCTTTTTTCATGCGAATTTTCGAAGCATTTTGATCGAGTGCATCACCGACAAGAGTCAAACCATGCTTTGCACTGCCGCTTTTTGAACCTGCAGACTTCGCTACGATACCTTTAGATACTTCCACAGGCCATGAACTCTTAGCGAGACTATCAAATTTACCACCCTTTGTGAAATGTTTCCGGTCTTCTGGTATGAATTTCATTCCTTGGAAATAGTGTTCAACCGAAGGAAAAACGCCTTCTTGCATATCAAGATCTACTTCGTAAAAGTTGGACAGTTTGTTGTAAGGTGCTTTCACTCTTGAGTGAAATATTATAGGAACCTCTGCCATTGCCGTTTACCTGATTTGTCAGTGCTCGCGCAGATTGTCGTGTCTTTCTTTCACCAGTTCgttttgatttgttttgtttcattttgtGGTGCAAtttcgccgccatcttggacgtGAAGAGTCTTGGGGACTGgattaagggggaggggagggtaggggcttctgaaaaaaagctttaaaaaataaaagaattttaaaaaagcaCGATTGTTTATATTAAAGCTCTCACAAAACAAATATGCAAAGTTTggcttgcaaaaaaaaaaaaaaaaaaaaaagaggatCGTTGGGTTTTTGACTGTCCAAATAGCCCAGCGCTAGGCCTTCCCCGAGTTATGCTACAATCTGCAACGATTAACGGGGACGATCTCCCTTCACCCTCAATCAGTGTTGGAGGGAGAAAAATTACCTAGGGGCTATTCGCATCATCACATCCTCTAACTAATATTAATCGGGGGGAGAGGGATGGAGGTTATTCGTGTGCGAAGTGTCCCAATTTTATCGTGGATTGTAGCAttttttcggcatttttttggGGAAACGAGGTTTCTTTTCTTGTAAGAAAAATGGTtggtcccttaccctccccgtcagatatcaaatggtcggtcccctaccctccccgtcagatatcaaatggtcggtcccttaccctccccgccagatatcaaatggtcggtccctcaccctccccgtcagatatcaaatggtcggtccctcaccctccccgtcaggtatcaaatggtcggtcccttaccctccccgtcagatatcaaatggtcggtcccttaccctccccgtcagatatcaaattgtcggtcccttaccctccccgtcagatatcaaatggtcggtcccttaccctccccgtcagatatcaaatggtcggtcccttaccctccccgtcagatatcaaatggtcggtcccttaccctccccgtcagatatcaaattgtcggtcccttaccctccccgtcagatatcaaatggtcggtcccttaccctccccgtcagatatcaaatggtcggtcccttaccctccccgtcagatatcaaatggtcggtcccttaccctccccgtcagatatcaaatggtcgatctcttaccctccccgtcagatatcaaatggtcggtcccttaccctccccgtcagatatcaaatggtcggtcccttaccctccccgtcagatataaaatggtcggtcccttacaCTCCCCGAtaagatatcaaatggtcggtcccttaccctctccgtcagatatcaaatggtcggtcccttccctatcagatatcaaatggccAGTCCCTTACACTACCAgatcagatatcaaatggtagttcccttaccctccccgtcagatatcaaatggtcggtcccttaccctcccatgtcaaatatcaaatggtcggtcccttaccctctccgtcagatatcaaatagtcggtccctcaccctccccgtcagatatcaaatggtcggtcccttaccctctccgtcagatatcaaatggtcggtccctcaccctccccgtcagatatcaaatggtcggtcccttaccctcccatgtcaaatatcaaatggtcggttcCTTACACTCCCctatcagatatcaaatggtcggcccCTTACCTTCCccatcagatatcaaatggtcggtcccttaccctcccaTGTCAGacatcaaatggtcggtcccttacgataaaaataaaataaatatccaTATAAAACAATATATCAATTTCAGTTAATTATATTTAAGATAAATTTCAATGGCGGTATGATACCCTAAAATTTAccaaatttgaattaattgtgaaaaaaaatattttcgtcTCAAAGTTACCGTTATTTATCCTTGAAATGTATGCCCTAGTGtaatttaaatgaaaatatattttttcctatAGTAttcagcttttaaaaaatgttggcGAGCCGTTGCTAGGGGCAACCGGTCTGTTTGCAATTTGTTTTGATCTAGAAGTCGGATTTCAAAGGGCCTATTTCGATggtgttttcgattttctcttgtttgggttccctgtgttttATCCACGTGACTGAATAGATCACTAACAAGAGAGTTTACATGCAGTACCTTCCTAAATATCGATCTTCACATTTCAACATCAAATTAAAATACAACCTTCCATTTTACTCTTCAAATATGCCTAAATTCGCTAACCAGAGACGCAAAAAGCGGCGTTTTTGTGGGAACCGCTTTACAGGAAGTCTCAATTTAGAGGAAAGCGAGTATAAGAGAGTTGAAAACAGTCCTAATGAGTCGAAACGAACCGAGTTGTTCGACTGACATGGAGCCTGTTCAAGAAGGCAATCCTGCAAAATCTGCTTCTTTTCGAAAGCTTTCGAAAACCGCTGTCGAGGCAGATACAGTGCCTAAACCTTCCCAATCCACTGCAAAGGTATCTGATGCTAAGGTGACCGGGTATCGTTTCGTGGATATGGTCATTCTTAGCAATATTTTCGCTTTGCTACGATGTGGTGACTGTGGCGAGTTCTGCCTCGTGCTCGGGGAAGACGAGCACAACCGGAAGGGTTGTGCCTCGAAGCTACGTCTAACCTGCCAGAACTGTGACTGGAAGCATATCACTTATACTTCGAAAGTTCAAGGGCAAAGTTATGAAGTGAATCGCAGACCGGTTTACAGCATGAGAATACTCGGAAAGGGACATACTGGAGCCAGAAAGTTATGTTTACTTATGAACATGCCGCCACCACCTACTACGAGGGCATTCACTAAAAACTCGCGCACACTGCTGAAGCATGTAAAGGAAATTGCAACCAAAAGTATGGGTGATTCTGCAAAAGAGCTTAAAGCAGATACATCGGATGGGCCAACCAATTGCGGTGCTTCATTCGATGGCACCTGGCAGAGAAGGGGCTTTTCATCTCTGAACGGCTGTGTCACCGGCATCTCTATTGACACAGGGAAAGTTCTTGATGTAGAGGCCCTTACGGTGTCCTGCAAACAATGCAAGCTGCATGATCATCTAGATAAGGATAGCGAGGAATACAGTTTGTGGAAGGCAGATCACAACGACTGCAAGGCCAACTTCAGGGGTTCTGCACCTGCTATGGAGCCTGAGGGTGTACAGCGAATCTTTAATCGTTCTGTAGAGACCCACAATATCCGTTACACTGAATATTATGGTGATGGCGACTGCAAAAGCTTTAATAGAGTTGAGAAAGTCTATGAGGCTGACAATATTATAGTTAAGAAAAAGGAGTGTATTGGGCACGTACAGAAGAGAGTTGGTGACTCCCTTCGAAAACTGAAACGTGACACCCCAGGTCTAGGCAGCAAAGGCAAGCTAACCGATGCACTCATTGACAAACTACAGAATTATTATGGCATTGCCATACGTTCTAATGTTGGAAACTTGGAGCAGATGCGTAAGGCAATTCATGCTAGTCTTATGCATTGTGCTTCTAATGAAGCCAGAGTGCTGCATGACCACTGCCCGACTGGAAGCACAAGCTGGTGTAAATATCAGAAAGACAAAGCAGACCACACCAATACATTTAAGCACAGTGCTGGTCTGCCATTGGAGATACTGGCCAAGGTAAAGCCAGTATATGTTAGGCTAAGTGAAGCCAGTCTGCTGGGGAAATGCCTACATGGCAAAACACAGAACCAGAATGAGAGTTTGAATGCAATGATTTGGCAGCGAGTGCCCAAGGAGGTGCATGTCGGCAGGGATATTCTGGAATTGGGCTTGTATGATGCTGTATGTCATTTTAACATGGGATACAGCTTTGTACTAAGACTGTTGGAAGCCCTCAAAATCCCTGCCGGCAAATATACGGAAGCAGGCTGTGGCCTTGAGGATACTTCTAGAGTTCGGCTTGCAGAGTATAAAAGTAAGGAGGCATCTTAAAGAAGGAGAAAGGTCCTGAGaggcaaaagaaaaaagaaagatgaCAAGAAGAAGCAAGCTGAGGGCTCTCTGTATGATCCTGGTGGATTTTAGAAAGTATGATCTGAACACTGCCCTCATATTATGAATTTACACATTTACGTTATCTTTAACTTGAGATTTCTCAAATTGTGAGATTTCAGTATATTAGTAATACTCTAACAGTGATATCTTCCAGAGAATTTGTTGGAATTGGCTATTTTTTTCAGGGGATGTGCAG
The DNA window shown above is from Nematostella vectensis chromosome 15, jaNemVect1.1, whole genome shotgun sequence and carries:
- the LOC5512917 gene encoding uncharacterized protein LOC5512917 — translated: MAEVPIIFHSRVKAPYNKLSNFYEVDLDMQEGVFPSVEHYFQGMKFIPEDRKHFTKGGKFDSLAKSSWPVEVSKGIVAKSAGSKSGSAKHGLTLVGDALDQNASKIRMKKALRVKFSKEPFRSLLLETGNRLLVHIPMRGQPDFWTARLDKASGRIIGENTMAMVVMEVRDEMRAQQDDGTRMEDSETAGT
- the LOC125560664 gene encoding uncharacterized protein LOC125560664, producing the protein MSRNEPSCSTDMEPVQEGNPAKSASFRKLSKTAVEADTVPKPSQSTAKVSDAKVTGYRFVDMVILSNIFALLRCGDCGEFCLVLGEDEHNRKGCASKLRLTCQNCDWKHITYTSKVQGQSYEVNRRPVYSMRILGKGHTGARKLCLLMNMPPPPTTRAFTKNSRTLLKHVKEIATKSMGDSAKELKADTSDGPTNCGASFDGTWQRRGFSSLNGCVTGISIDTGKVLDVEALTVSCKQCKLHDHLDKDSEEYSLWKADHNDCKANFRGSAPAMEPEGVQRIFNRSVETHNIRYTEYYGDGDCKSFNRVEKVYEADNIIVKKKECIGHVQKRVGDSLRKLKRDTPGLGSKGKLTDALIDKLQNYYGIAIRSNVGNLEQMRKAIHASLMHCASNEARVLHDHCPTGSTSWCKYQKDKADHTNTFKHSAGLPLEILAKVKPVYVRLSEASLLGKCLHGKTQNQNESLNAMIWQRVPKEVHVGRDILELGLYDAVCHFNMGYSFVLRLLEALKIPAGKYTEAGCGLEDTSRVRLAEYKSKEAS